The Campylobacter sp. CN_NE2 genome contains a region encoding:
- a CDS encoding autotransporter outer membrane beta-barrel domain-containing protein — MKTRFVKLSLVASAVIYAVNLNADSFTVNSSSGYTNGTTGGTYNNKWFRPGKTSNLAGSAGFFDAKGSNMAVQIVSGTHKYTPSWYSQAGVNLGGANDATNLQNMKAALEIIQTTNEFRTNSQYGENKGALKVSDVLMAVSQIRTDWAANYKWGHATMEGIASVAENLGNGLSTSNISAGWYSEKACVINPNSQECKNSVGRGQTGHYTNMVGNHTLTGAAYATGSKGRITGAVYGSGTIFPTSNYYDKIDFNDGIDVNLYAAMLDAYIDTGWYFYNENQVVNVTNGVNDNQVKISAGYAIDGLNATGNSLTIQSGAKFNEAHGGYSLGNGNANSNIIEVKNNANIYLIVGGQAQNGNANSNKVTLNEASATNVKGGVTTTGNANDNEITISGGDISGEIIAGQGSGSATGNKITINNNTNISDTYIIGSKTNNQSAQGELNLIYVIANNADIIGAESTSGDVKGTITLGGNNVATAKNVNVYGGKTGSGNANENTVNLVNVDIKGDVYGGYSQSGSANSNTINFYKGSVAGTIYGANKFGSNNTLNIGSADNKVASGLKAGNIANFNDINFYLADSVENEATILSLTGGKITDLGNTNVSVYLADSSSITAQNVDSWAVHLLNNSASITNPKGTNTSGVATVNLSGFATVDAIIALANNNTNLDLKFNATPDNPGTGGQPGTGGQPGTGGQPGTGGQPGTGGQPGTGGQPGTGGQPGTGGQPGTGGQPGTGGQPGTGGQPGTGGQPGTGGQPGTGGQPGTGGQPGTGGQPGTGGQPGTGGQPGTGGQPGTGGQPGTGGQPGTGGQPGTGGQPGTGGQPGTGGQPGTGGQPGTGGQPGTGGQPGTGGQPGTGGQPGTGGQPGTGGQPGTGGQPGTGGQPGTGGQPGTGGQPGTGGQPGTGGQPGTGGQPGDDTDNQQTDDDKKNEEIQKQRMKASQEAKSLLETRLANVILINSGGNIVSDNINSLLNGETFVLSQGISQDVETGSHVEATGVNFVAGISSNNETSKGNLTVGAFAEYGKGKYDSYLDDGTHGKGDSRYYGGGVAAKFTANSGLYAEGSLRGGRTDYDYASDNGLLNTNSFTFDLKSNYFGAHFGLGREFYSDNNIFDLYAKYYYLRVGGNSFTQGGVGVEFDSVESHRARVGFRDSLKFGEYNSLYIGAAYEYEFVGEANGMVSHPAFGSAGIASPSLKGSTGIGEIGYIFENGRFRFDIGAKGFVGRQRGYSGNIGFTFKF; from the coding sequence ATGAAGACGCGTTTTGTAAAGCTGAGTTTAGTGGCTTCGGCTGTGATTTACGCTGTAAATTTAAACGCTGATAGTTTCACTGTAAATTCTAGCTCAGGTTACACAAATGGCACGACAGGCGGAACATACAACAACAAATGGTTTCGCCCGGGCAAAACTTCAAATTTAGCAGGCTCAGCCGGGTTTTTTGACGCAAAAGGCTCAAACATGGCTGTGCAAATAGTAAGCGGAACTCATAAATACACTCCATCATGGTATAGTCAAGCAGGGGTAAATTTAGGCGGAGCAAATGATGCGACAAATTTACAAAATATGAAAGCCGCACTCGAAATTATCCAAACGACAAATGAATTTAGAACAAATTCGCAATACGGGGAAAATAAAGGAGCCTTAAAAGTCAGCGATGTGTTGATGGCTGTCTCTCAAATACGAACAGATTGGGCTGCAAATTACAAATGGGGACATGCGACAATGGAAGGCATCGCAAGTGTCGCTGAAAATTTGGGTAACGGACTTAGCACGAGTAATATTTCTGCTGGTTGGTATAGCGAAAAGGCTTGTGTTATAAACCCTAATAGTCAAGAGTGTAAAAATTCTGTCGGACGCGGACAGACGGGGCATTATACAAATATGGTAGGAAATCATACGCTTACCGGCGCTGCTTATGCTACTGGTTCAAAAGGCAGGATTACAGGGGCTGTTTATGGTAGCGGCACGATATTTCCTACAAGCAATTACTATGATAAAATTGATTTTAATGACGGAATAGATGTTAATTTATATGCTGCTATGTTAGATGCTTATATTGATACAGGTTGGTATTTTTATAATGAAAATCAAGTCGTAAATGTTACCAACGGCGTAAATGATAATCAAGTGAAAATTTCAGCTGGTTATGCGATAGATGGCTTAAACGCTACCGGAAATTCTTTAACTATCCAAAGCGGAGCTAAATTTAACGAAGCACACGGTGGCTACTCGCTAGGTAATGGAAACGCAAATTCAAACATTATTGAAGTTAAAAATAATGCTAATATTTATCTAATCGTCGGTGGTCAAGCCCAAAACGGAAATGCAAATTCAAACAAAGTTACGCTAAATGAAGCTTCGGCGACAAATGTCAAAGGCGGCGTTACTACAACAGGTAACGCAAACGATAACGAAATAACCATAAGCGGTGGAGATATTAGTGGAGAAATAATAGCAGGACAAGGCTCTGGTAGCGCAACAGGCAATAAAATAACTATCAACAATAACACAAACATAAGTGATACCTACATAATAGGTAGTAAAACTAACAACCAAAGCGCACAAGGCGAGTTAAATTTGATATATGTAATAGCAAATAACGCAGATATAATTGGCGCAGAATCTACTTCTGGTGATGTCAAAGGAACTATTACGCTTGGCGGTAACAATGTCGCTACTGCTAAAAATGTCAATGTCTATGGCGGTAAAACAGGAAGCGGTAATGCAAATGAAAACACTGTAAATTTAGTAAATGTCGATATTAAAGGCGATGTCTATGGCGGATATAGTCAATCAGGCTCGGCAAATAGCAATACAATCAACTTCTACAAAGGCTCTGTCGCAGGAACGATATATGGTGCAAACAAATTTGGCTCAAACAATACCCTAAACATCGGCTCAGCCGACAACAAAGTAGCTTCCGGACTAAAAGCAGGAAATATAGCAAATTTTAACGATATAAATTTCTATCTAGCAGATAGCGTAGAAAATGAAGCGACAATCTTATCACTAACCGGTGGAAAAATAACAGATTTAGGCAATACTAATGTTTCTGTATATCTAGCTGATTCATCATCTATAACAGCACAAAATGTTGATTCTTGGGCTGTTCATTTGTTAAATAATAGCGCAAGCATAACAAATCCAAAAGGAACAAATACAAGTGGTGTAGCTACCGTAAATTTATCAGGCTTTGCAACAGTAGATGCCATCATAGCTCTTGCTAATAATAATACAAATTTGGATTTAAAATTCAACGCTACACCTGATAATCCTGGAACTGGTGGACAACCTGGAACTGGTGGACAACCTGGAACTGGTGGACAACCTGGAACTGGTGGACAACCTGGAACTGGTGGACAACCTGGAACTGGTGGACAACCTGGAACTGGTGGACAACCTGGAACTGGTGGACAACCTGGAACTGGTGGACAACCTGGAACTGGTGGACAACCTGGAACTGGTGGACAACCTGGAACTGGTGGACAACCTGGAACTGGTGGACAACCTGGAACTGGTGGACAACCTGGAACTGGTGGACAACCTGGAACTGGTGGACAACCTGGAACTGGTGGACAACCTGGAACTGGTGGACAACCTGGAACTGGTGGACAACCTGGAACTGGTGGACAACCTGGAACTGGTGGACAACCTGGAACTGGTGGACAACCTGGAACTGGTGGACAACCTGGAACTGGTGGACAACCTGGAACTGGTGGACAACCTGGAACTGGTGGACAACCTGGAACTGGTGGACAACCTGGAACTGGTGGACAACCTGGAACTGGTGGACAACCTGGAACTGGTGGACAACCTGGAACTGGTGGACAACCTGGAACTGGTGGACAACCTGGAACTGGTGGACAACCTGGAACTGGTGGACAACCTGGAACTGGTGGACAACCTGGAACTGGTGGACAACCTGGAACTGGTGGACAACCTGGAACTGGTGGACAACCTGGAACTGGTGGACAACCTGGCGATGATACTGATAATCAACAAACCGATGATGATAAAAAGAACGAAGAAATTCAAAAACAAAGAATGAAAGCTTCACAAGAGGCTAAGTCATTGTTAGAAACTAGATTAGCCAATGTTATACTTATTAATTCCGGTGGCAATATAGTATCTGATAATATAAATTCACTATTAAATGGCGAAACATTTGTTTTATCACAAGGAATTTCACAAGATGTAGAAACTGGTTCGCATGTAGAAGCTACCGGTGTAAATTTCGTCGCAGGTATAAGTAGCAACAACGAAACAAGTAAAGGCAATTTAACAGTCGGCGCATTTGCAGAGTATGGAAAAGGAAAATATGATAGCTATTTAGATGACGGCACACACGGCAAAGGCGATAGTAGATATTACGGTGGTGGTGTGGCTGCTAAATTTACGGCAAATTCAGGTTTATATGCCGAGGGTAGCCTAAGGGGCGGTAGAACAGATTATGACTATGCAAGTGATAATGGACTACTAAATACAAACAGCTTTACATTTGATCTAAAATCAAATTACTTTGGTGCGCATTTTGGTCTTGGTAGAGAATTTTATAGCGACAACAACATATTTGATTTATATGCAAAATACTACTATTTGCGTGTAGGCGGAAACAGCTTTACACAAGGTGGTGTAGGTGTCGAATTTGATAGCGTAGAATCTCATCGTGCAAGGGTAGGATTTAGAGATAGCTTAAAATTTGGCGAATATAACTCGTTATACATAGGTGCAGCTTACGAATATGAATTTGTCGGTGAAGCTAACGGTATGGTATCTCACCCTGCATTTGGTAGTGCAGGTATTGCTAGTCCAAGCCTAAAAGGCTCAACAGGCATAGGAGAAATCGGATATATCTTTGAAAACGGAAGATTTAGATTTGATATAGGTGCCAAAGGCTTTGTAGGTAGACAAAGAGGTTATAGTGGTAATATAGGATTTACATTTAAATTCTAG
- a CDS encoding ABC transporter permease — protein MIKYLLFKYLRFDKSQPFITLSAILAFLGVSIGLMVLIVAMAIMNGFDKEFERKLFTMNYPITIFGAFKGGVSLDDVNELKSQFGDMKFSPYISSQVIVKNGDKLEGGLVFGVNLDDEKAINSVVNDGIKEANLDNYGILVGKGIKDEFMLENGEKLILIFTKGDPGGFTLIPKMKRFEVRADFSSGLIAYDKAYLYTNAKDLAVVLGYESDKFDGVHIYSDDPMNDIKRISAVLPKHLRAIGWWQQNGNFFSALALEKRALFIVLMLIILVASLNIISSLLMTVMNRRQEIALLLSLGASKNEVKKTFFALGSVIGGSGIIFGLILGLFGVWLFGNFDIINLPADVYGSSKLPMELSSVDLAMILVGAVLIVIASSYYPAKKATQIDVLQTLRNE, from the coding sequence TTGATTAAATATCTGCTTTTTAAATATTTGCGTTTTGATAAATCTCAGCCGTTTATCACGCTTTCGGCGATTTTGGCGTTTTTGGGCGTGAGTATCGGGCTTATGGTTTTGATTGTGGCGATGGCGATTATGAACGGATTTGACAAAGAATTCGAACGCAAACTTTTTACGATGAACTATCCGATTACCATTTTTGGGGCATTTAAAGGCGGAGTTAGCTTAGACGATGTAAATGAGCTAAAATCGCAGTTTGGTGATATGAAATTTAGCCCATATATTAGTTCGCAAGTTATCGTTAAAAACGGCGATAAGCTAGAAGGCGGGCTTGTTTTTGGCGTAAATTTAGACGATGAAAAAGCTATAAATTCGGTGGTAAATGACGGCATAAAAGAAGCAAATTTGGATAATTACGGCATTTTGGTCGGAAAAGGCATAAAAGATGAATTTATGCTAGAAAACGGCGAAAAACTGATACTAATTTTCACCAAAGGCGATCCAGGCGGCTTTACGCTGATACCAAAAATGAAAAGATTTGAAGTCCGCGCGGATTTTTCATCCGGGCTTATTGCCTATGATAAGGCATATTTATATACAAATGCGAAAGATTTAGCAGTCGTTTTGGGCTACGAAAGTGATAAATTTGATGGAGTGCATATTTATTCAGATGATCCGATGAACGATATTAAGCGCATTTCAGCTGTTTTGCCAAAGCATTTAAGAGCCATTGGCTGGTGGCAACAAAACGGAAACTTTTTTTCAGCCCTTGCACTTGAAAAACGCGCACTTTTTATCGTGCTAATGCTTATCATTTTGGTTGCGAGTTTAAATATTATTAGTTCGCTTTTGATGACCGTTATGAATCGTCGCCAAGAAATCGCGCTTTTGCTTAGTCTTGGGGCGAGTAAAAATGAAGTAAAAAAGACATTTTTTGCACTTGGTTCAGTTATCGGCGGAAGCGGGATTATTTTTGGGCTTATTTTGGGGCTTTTTGGCGTGTGGCTCTTTGGAAATTTTGACATTATAAATTTACCGGCTGATGTCTATGGAAGCTCAAAGCTACCGATGGAGCTTTCAAGCGTGGATTTGGCGATGATTTTAGTGGGAGCGGTTTTGATAGTGATTGCTTCGTCATATTATCCTGCTAAAAAAGCCACGCAAATCGATGTTTTGCAAACTTTAAGAAATGAGTAA
- a CDS encoding LTA synthase family protein — MKKISYFVTFIFILLCAIFIINQRTNYGIMFGALQFLILFLAMFVLSGKVLKSVNFAGIILVSLFFLSRIFMHYYKRPLFLSDFVLFSKVENWDTILQYKELIFVVLAFLFLLLFAIFGYAKFKKFGLKSRIFSLIVLVLLCIMHQNLISNERIKNSWLATFPELKDKFFNFSMSLGAIAYKSPNFGNKFEYFKEKVGQIQSYETSNLKPNLVLWLSESTMDASLFKGNLPKLSMFENSQNTKFNSLVRVHTYGGGTYKSEFEVLSGLSPDDFGVYSSLLFHSVAEHTKFSLPKILKQNGYKTIVLNPFVPGNYNAGEAYKFLGFDEQYHPFDLGYGDKKSNLWHISSTDMANLVKKLFEKYDEPIFIYVLSMNEHGPYNRAKSIKFNLDKFYDEKTALQISDYYERQSALNDAIESLDKFLASNEKEYVFAYFGDHQGVLGLKENDFIYDHKKPFEITNFVVRGSKGIKKIENPNLSELGLMGGVLLELMQISPDEFFKANFAMRKFCDGIDDCADKNLSKAYKSYIFDDLASANR, encoded by the coding sequence ATGAAAAAAATATCTTATTTTGTTACCTTTATTTTTATTTTGCTTTGTGCTATTTTTATCATTAACCAGCGAACAAATTACGGCATAATGTTTGGCGCATTGCAATTTTTGATACTATTTTTGGCTATGTTCGTTTTAAGCGGCAAAGTTTTAAAAAGCGTGAATTTTGCCGGTATTATATTGGTTTCACTCTTTTTTCTTAGCCGAATTTTTATGCACTATTACAAAAGACCACTTTTTTTAAGCGATTTTGTTTTATTTTCTAAGGTAGAAAATTGGGATACGATTTTGCAATACAAAGAACTTATTTTTGTAGTTTTAGCTTTTTTATTTTTGCTTTTATTTGCTATTTTTGGTTATGCGAAATTTAAAAAATTTGGATTAAAAAGTAGGATTTTTAGCCTTATTGTCTTGGTTTTACTTTGTATAATGCATCAAAATTTAATCTCAAACGAGAGAATCAAAAATTCTTGGTTAGCGACTTTTCCTGAACTTAAAGATAAATTTTTCAATTTTTCTATGTCGCTTGGTGCAATCGCCTATAAAAGCCCAAATTTTGGTAATAAATTCGAATATTTTAAAGAAAAAGTAGGGCAAATTCAAAGTTACGAAACTTCAAATTTAAAACCAAATTTGGTTTTGTGGCTTAGCGAAAGCACGATGGACGCTTCGTTATTTAAAGGAAATTTGCCAAAGCTTTCTATGTTTGAAAATTCGCAAAATACCAAATTTAATTCGCTCGTTAGAGTTCATACTTACGGCGGTGGGACATATAAGAGTGAATTTGAAGTTCTAAGCGGATTAAGTCCTGATGATTTTGGAGTTTATTCATCGCTACTTTTTCATAGCGTAGCAGAGCATACAAAGTTTTCTTTGCCAAAAATTTTGAAGCAAAACGGCTACAAAACCATAGTTTTAAACCCTTTTGTGCCGGGAAATTACAATGCAGGCGAAGCGTATAAATTTTTAGGATTTGACGAACAATATCACCCGTTTGATTTAGGCTATGGCGATAAAAAGTCGAATTTATGGCATATTTCAAGCACCGATATGGCGAATTTGGTTAAAAAACTTTTTGAAAAATACGATGAGCCGATTTTTATCTATGTTTTGAGCATGAACGAACACGGACCTTACAACAGGGCAAAATCAATCAAATTTAACCTTGATAAATTCTATGATGAAAAAACAGCTTTACAAATAAGCGATTATTATGAGCGTCAATCTGCTTTAAATGATGCTATTGAGAGCTTGGATAAGTTTTTAGCTAGTAACGAAAAAGAGTATGTTTTTGCATATTTTGGTGATCATCAAGGCGTTTTGGGCTTAAAAGAAAATGATTTTATTTACGACCATAAAAAGCCTTTTGAAATAACAAATTTTGTTGTTCGTGGTTCAAAAGGTATTAAAAAAATTGAAAATCCAAATTTGAGTGAGCTTGGGCTTATGGGTGGTGTTTTGCTAGAACTTATGCAGATTTCGCCTGATGAGTTTTTTAAAGCAAATTTTGCTATGAGAAAATTTTGCGACGGGATTGATGATTGCGCTGATAAAAATCTTTCAAAAGCCTATAAAAGTTATATTTTTGATGATTTAGCTTCGGCAAATAGATAG